In Candidatus Deferrimicrobiaceae bacterium, the following are encoded in one genomic region:
- a CDS encoding ferritin family protein, with protein sequence MKVTEEALKFLNLGINSEIAAYVFYRRASKMIGDEGLRKVIDGLAMDEKAHFLSLEDAYDKNVRSECWAPYKDILSREGLPEIDELVQDTHKELLEKIRNLKTRKDVLQMALFLEKEAYDLFHNASSKAKDPGIKKVFDHLAAFESGHVKTIEKALSAL encoded by the coding sequence ATGAAAGTCACCGAAGAAGCGCTCAAGTTCCTGAACCTGGGGATCAACTCCGAGATCGCGGCGTACGTCTTCTACCGGCGGGCGTCGAAGATGATCGGGGACGAGGGTCTCCGCAAGGTGATCGACGGCCTTGCCATGGATGAGAAGGCCCACTTCCTGTCGCTGGAAGACGCCTACGACAAGAACGTCCGTTCCGAGTGCTGGGCCCCTTACAAGGACATCCTGAGCCGGGAGGGCCTGCCCGAGATCGACGAGCTGGTGCAGGACACCCACAAGGAGCTGCTCGAGAAGATCCGGAACCTGAAGACCAGGAAAGACGTCCTCCAGATGGCGCTGTTTCTCGAGAAGGAGGCGTACGACCTGTTCCACAATGCCTCCTCGAAAGCGAAAGACCCCGGGATCAAGAAGGTCTTCGACCATCTCGCCGCCTTCGAGAGCGGGCACGTGAAAACGATCGAAAAGGCCCTTTCCGCCCTGTAA